The DNA segment GCAGGTTCCTCAGATCGTAAAGCGGAAGAATGGGAGCCACCATACCACCGGGGTAATTGTCTTTTTTACATCCTGATGAAAGGGCCGTGGCCACCAGCAGGAGAGCGTATATGATTGATTTTTTCATTGTAACTTTTTTAATCGCTTAAGGTTTTTGCCACCAAACATTGGTAGAAATAAGATCGGGTCCCTGTGCGGCCACTGCTTTTTTGTAGTTGCTTGGGTTAGCCGATTGCACATATACCGGGTAGGTCATTCTGGCGGGCATTACACCACCATTCATAAGACCGGGGCCTTTGGGAAGGATGGGATGGCCAGTGCGGCGGTATTCAAACCATTGTTGCATGTCTACCAGAAAGAGGGCGTAATATTTCTGCAAGTGAATCTGTTCCATTTTGGCTTCCATATTTCCTCCTTCATTCCAGGTGAGGTCGGCGTTGGCGATGTACGTGTTCAATTCAGTAGAATTGGCGGCACCGGAAAAAGTGGGTACCCAGTAATTGATAGACGCCGCGATACCCGCTTTGTAATAGTTTTCAGCGGAGCCGGATATCCATCCTTTCACCGCAGCTTCCGCCAGGATGAACTGCAGTTCGGCGTAATTCATCAGGATACCCGTGAGCGGGTGCTGTTGCAACGATCTTGCACCATAGGTTCCTGTGCTTAGCGCCTGGTCGTTAGAATAGAAGTACGATTGTTTACTTTCTCCCGCGCCAACCGCGTACCCACTGGGCACACCGGCATAACCATTGGACCCCTGCGCGATCCCCCATCTGTTGGCCCCTCCATCACTGTAAGCTCCGGATGTGGTAAGCCGGGGATCACTCCAGTCGCGGAGATGATCGATGAAAAACTTACCGATAGCCGGGGATCTGAAATCCTGCGAACGAACGCCGGTTACATAAGGCGATGTATAGGGATCCGTGGTACTGGCGCCACCGGTCCAACGGATGAAAGCCGCATCGGCATTGCTTTGCATCGTTGGATAGTTTTCTGTATTCGTTTCTGCGATTTCCTTGATTTTACCAATACATTGCTGTGCCACTTCAGCTTTTCCCGCCACACGCAGCAGGAGCCGCATATACAGGGTGTTACCGAATTTCCTCCATTTGGCGATATCACCTTTGAAAACAGGATCACTGTTGATCGTAATGGTCGTTCCTTTGCTGAGCAGGGTATTCGCTTCTTCCAGCTTTTTGAAGAGATCAAGGTAGATATCTTTCTGGGCGTCGAAAGCGGGTTCCAGAATACCACCTTTGGTGGCATCTCCTTTGTTGGATTCAAAATAAGGTATATCACCATAAGTATCCGTGAGCATGGAGAAAAGCCATGCCTGTCCTATCAATGCAATTCCCTGATAAGATTCGTTCAACGCGCCTTCCTGACCGGCTTTGTCGTAGATGTCTTTGAAATTGGTCAGCTGAACATACCATGCGTTCCACAGGTAATCAGAAAAAGTGCTTCTGAAAGTATACCTGAAAACAGTGGCATCCGCGTCACTCATGTTCACGGTCACCTGCATGAGCTCGTTGTTAAAGTTCCTGTTGCGCGACATGCCCGGCCACATGGAATTTACCAGTGCAGGCGCGAGAAGTCTGTCCGCAGTTGTGGTAAGTGGCGCCACCGGATCAGTGTTCTCTTTTACAAAATCTTTATCGCAGGATGTTAAACCAGTTATACCCGCCAATAAAAGGACCACTGTATATAATTGCTTTTTCATTGTCAACTGTTTTAAAATCCAAGTGAGAGGTTAAATCCGTAGGAACGGGTGGAAGGGAACTGTGCGATTTCGAAACCGGTAACGATGTCTGTTCCGCTCAGTGTTCCAAATTCAGGATCGAACATGGGCCAGGGCGACCATACGAAGAGGTTACGTCCGTAAATACCCAGTTGCGCGTTGGCCAATCCTACTTTCTTCAGGAACTTAGGTGTGAAGCGGTAGTTCAGCGAAGCTTCCCTGAACTTGATGAAATCGGTACTGAAGGTGCTTCCCTCAGCATTGTCGGTTCCCATGTGCGAGCGGTAATATTCATCAATATCATAAGCCACCACATCATTCTTCCGGTAGCTTCCGTCGTGGTTCTGTACCACGCCGTTCCCGATGATACCGGCATAGCGGCCCGGAAGCGTGGATTTCAATTTGCCCTGTTCCACCAATTTGTAGTTCAACAGCGAGTGCGCCACCGCACCTACCTGTGCATCAAACAAGGTTTTCAGTAAAAACTGTCCGATCTTAAAATCGTTGCCAATACTGGCTCTGTATTTCGGCATGGTGTTTCCGAGATACACCACATCTTCCGTGATTTTAGCTAAGCCTGTAGTGGCATCGTAAATCACCTGCCCATCGGGCGCACGCTGGTATCCCCTTCCGAATAAATCGCCCATGCTTCCGCCTGGCCGCGCCACGATCTGCCCACCACCCACGGGACCGGTACGCAATACTACCGAGCTATCCGGCATGGAAATGATCTCGTTTCTATTGCTGGAGAAGGTCGCATACGCCATCCATCCAAAGCCTTTTCTACCTTTGGCCTGGATAAGCGTGCCGTTCAGGGCAACTTCAACGCCTTTGTTGTCTACACGTCCCGCGTTAATCGTAACAGCATTGTGCCCGGAAGACCGATCAATTACCCTTGACAATATTTGTCCTCTTGCTGTCTGGTGGTATAGCGCAACATCAAATCCAAGGCGGTTGTTGAACATCTTCACTTCAGCGCCTACCTCTAGTGAAGTGGTAAACAGCGGTTTCAGGTCATAGTTAGGCAACACGGAAGGGTTGGCAAACACGCTATCCGGGTAAAGCACATTGGTAATCGGTGAATACCTGTATGCCGTCAGGTAAGGAGACGTACTGCCACTGCCCACTTTAGCGACAGAGGCCCTCAATTTCGCGTAGTTGACGGATTTTGGAAGATTCAGCAACTGAGAAGCTATAAAACTCATACTTAAAGAGGGATAGAAAAATCCCACATTGGCCTTTCTGTACGGACTCGCCAACACACTGGCCCAATCCTGCCGGGTAGAAACTTCCGCGTACAAATAATCGCGGAAACCTGCCGTAAACATTCCATAGAAGCTGTTGAAGGTATACCTGTTGGTATCCGGGATAGAAACTATGGGATAAAGGTTATTATCAAGTGAATATATTCCCGGATATTTTAACCCATCCGCACGCAAATCAATTTTATTGTAACGGTTTTTCAACGTACTTCCTCCCACCGTGATGTTGAGGTTCAGATCTTCATTCACATCTTTGTTGTACCGGGCAAGGAAATCAACCGTGGTTTCCTGCGCGTAGATGTTCTGCGTACGGAAAGATCCCTGCGGCAAACGTGTTCCGGCATCATAAGGACGCTCCTGCGCGCGTTTATCGTTCGCGAAATCAATACTGTAACGCACCAGCAGACTCAGATCCTTATTGAACTGGTACAAGGCCTGTGAGTTGGCGGTAATATTATTCCTTTTACTGCGGTTGATGAACTCGTTCACGACCGCGTAAGGGTTCTCGGGGAAAGAGCTGTAAGGATATTTTATCAGCGTATACCTGCTGCCGTTTGCCCAGTAGTTTTTGAGCCAGTTGTGGTCGGCATTGGGTTGCCAGAAAATGTACCAGTACATCAGCGACTGGTTGCCATATCCCGCACCGGGCAGGTTATCGCTGTTACGGTGGCTGTAATTCACTTTGTTCGTC comes from the Parasegetibacter sp. NRK P23 genome and includes:
- a CDS encoding SusD/RagB family nutrient-binding outer membrane lipoprotein; the protein is MKKQLYTVVLLLAGITGLTSCDKDFVKENTDPVAPLTTTADRLLAPALVNSMWPGMSRNRNFNNELMQVTVNMSDADATVFRYTFRSTFSDYLWNAWYVQLTNFKDIYDKAGQEGALNESYQGIALIGQAWLFSMLTDTYGDIPYFESNKGDATKGGILEPAFDAQKDIYLDLFKKLEEANTLLSKGTTITINSDPVFKGDIAKWRKFGNTLYMRLLLRVAGKAEVAQQCIGKIKEIAETNTENYPTMQSNADAAFIRWTGGASTTDPYTSPYVTGVRSQDFRSPAIGKFFIDHLRDWSDPRLTTSGAYSDGGANRWGIAQGSNGYAGVPSGYAVGAGESKQSYFYSNDQALSTGTYGARSLQQHPLTGILMNYAELQFILAEAAVKGWISGSAENYYKAGIAASINYWVPTFSGAANSTELNTYIANADLTWNEGGNMEAKMEQIHLQKYYALFLVDMQQWFEYRRTGHPILPKGPGLMNGGVMPARMTYPVYVQSANPSNYKKAVAAQGPDLISTNVWWQKP
- a CDS encoding SusC/RagA family TonB-linked outer membrane protein — its product is MKISTTVSGKKKPVLRLLGTVLLLMLNMMLFAQQKKVTGKVTNPADGKPLQDVNIQVKGTSRGMTTNAKGEFTLTVAENDVLVVSAIGFQTREIRVGNQNNIAIQLVSAANELQNVVVTSLGIKREARSLGYAVTKVDSTQLTDAVSSNWTDALSGKVAGLNLIRSGSGPAGSNKIILRGENNLTGDNEALIVLDGVVISNSGGRRSANSSDNVYGTGSDNMPADYGSVLNDLNAEDIESVTVLKGPGAAALYGQRGANGALIITTKSGKSKKKGHFNVRFNSNGSLESVNRWPDLQYEYGQGLDGAAHYSYGSSVDGASTSGTSSAYGPRFDGQMFFQYDPVTQAVGKERTPWVPYDNLNTFFETGRNLTNSLTIDGKISTTTMRLSLTTQNNTWIIPNTGFERRSINLSTTTDVTKKLKWTNKVNYSHRNSDNLPGAGYGNQSLMYWYIFWQPNADHNWLKNYWANGSRYTLIKYPYSSFPENPYAVVNEFINRSKRNNITANSQALYQFNKDLSLLVRYSIDFANDKRAQERPYDAGTRLPQGSFRTQNIYAQETTVDFLARYNKDVNEDLNLNITVGGSTLKNRYNKIDLRADGLKYPGIYSLDNNLYPIVSIPDTNRYTFNSFYGMFTAGFRDYLYAEVSTRQDWASVLASPYRKANVGFFYPSLSMSFIASQLLNLPKSVNYAKLRASVAKVGSGSTSPYLTAYRYSPITNVLYPDSVFANPSVLPNYDLKPLFTTSLEVGAEVKMFNNRLGFDVALYHQTARGQILSRVIDRSSGHNAVTINAGRVDNKGVEVALNGTLIQAKGRKGFGWMAYATFSSNRNEIISMPDSSVVLRTGPVGGGQIVARPGGSMGDLFGRGYQRAPDGQVIYDATTGLAKITEDVVYLGNTMPKYRASIGNDFKIGQFLLKTLFDAQVGAVAHSLLNYKLVEQGKLKSTLPGRYAGIIGNGVVQNHDGSYRKNDVVAYDIDEYYRSHMGTDNAEGSTFSTDFIKFREASLNYRFTPKFLKKVGLANAQLGIYGRNLFVWSPWPMFDPEFGTLSGTDIVTGFEIAQFPSTRSYGFNLSLGF